The Candidatus Deferrimicrobiaceae bacterium genome includes a region encoding these proteins:
- a CDS encoding tyrosine-protein phosphatase: MGESIVIELTATGKGSFAGRSMRVAALLLLFGLLAPPGVSPGPAAAPGNPSSRGGMVGDNSVFLPGNVRVSERLFGLPGLINVGRVANGIFRGAQPKPEGYATLKAMGVRTVVNLRTRHGERKAVEAAGMRYVEIPMSVWKNVDPAAVRKALSVMTDPANQPVFVHCSRGVDRTGVVAAVYRMDVDGWSEAEAEAEMEAFGFHEFWSQLKEFVRRYQGGAEGDPGGDGP, encoded by the coding sequence ATGGGGGAATCCATCGTCATCGAACTGACCGCAACGGGAAAGGGGTCGTTCGCGGGACGGAGCATGCGGGTTGCCGCCCTCCTTCTCCTGTTCGGGCTGCTGGCACCTCCGGGAGTGTCGCCCGGCCCTGCCGCCGCTCCCGGCAACCCCTCTTCACGCGGCGGAATGGTTGGGGACAATTCGGTCTTTCTCCCCGGGAATGTCCGCGTTTCCGAGCGTCTCTTCGGTCTCCCGGGGCTCATTAACGTCGGTCGCGTGGCCAACGGAATCTTTCGGGGCGCCCAGCCGAAGCCCGAGGGGTACGCCACCCTGAAGGCGATGGGCGTCAGGACGGTAGTCAACCTTCGCACGCGTCACGGGGAGAGGAAGGCGGTCGAGGCGGCGGGGATGCGATATGTCGAGATCCCCATGAGTGTGTGGAAGAATGTCGACCCGGCGGCGGTGCGGAAGGCGCTGTCGGTGATGACCGACCCGGCGAACCAGCCCGTATTCGTCCATTGCTCCCGCGGGGTGGACCGCACGGGAGTGGTGGCGGCGGTCTACCGGATGGATGTCGACGGGTGGAGCGAAGCGGAGGCGGAGGCGGAGATGGAGGCCTTCGGCTTCCACGAGTTCTGGTCACAGCTCAAAGAGTTCGTTCGCCGGTACCAGGGAGGAGCAGAA